Below is a window of Drosophila nasuta strain 15112-1781.00 chromosome X, ASM2355853v1, whole genome shotgun sequence DNA.
GTCGTCCCACGTCGTATACGCGATATTTGTGCTCGAGCTGCgcatattgcgcatacgccgcgttcTATTCTGagtttacctttttttttgctttgtttttgttactgTGTTTCATTGTGCGCGTTGCTAAcaaagtgttttttattttctttttttttcttccacttttctttttttcgtttcgttttttttttgaatacatCAACTCTGCCTGGACTTTACTCCTTGTGATCCTGACTCTTCTGCTGCCTTTCATCCTGTTCCTTTGTCTGACTCTTTTTCTTACTCTTCTTTTGCttccttttcttttgttcCTCCTCTTGCCTCTACTCCTTCCTCTTCATTTATCATACTCTAATCATTTTTCCTGTGTCTTCTCCTTACTTACTTAACTCTTTAAATGGTTTTCCTCATCCTTTCATCTTCTGCTTTCACTTTCTTAACTTATCTTCCATTCACTTTACTTTCTTCACTCACTTTGCTGACACTCGTAACTTGATTTTCTTCCTTTCCCTTTTTCACATTCTCTTGATTTCGCCTCCTGCTCCGTCTAttgattttctttgcttttcttcaTTCATTTccttctgtttttttattactaaTTCATCCTTTATCCTAATTCTTGAATTCGTTTGTATTCCTCTACTATTTCGTTTTCTTCCTTCTTCCTTTCTCCTTCTGATTCTTTTTCCCTTACCTTTTTTACACTTTATTCAACCTTCATCCTAATCCTTTGATTCCTTTGTATTCCTCTTCTACTTACTCGCTTTTCCTTCTCATCCTTTTCAACTTTCTTTCCAACCTTTAATTCTTAACTCAACCTTCATTCTAATTCATTCCATTCTTTCCTTCTGATCCTTTTTTCCTTACCTTTTTTATACTCAATTCATATTTCCTCCTAATCCTTTAATTCCTTTGTGTTCCTTTACTATTAACTTGCTTCTCCTTCTCACCCTTCTTCACTCatatattcttcttttttttcttaccTTTTCAATTCGCTACTTTCATCAACCTTCATCCGATTTCATTCCTCTCTTTCCTTCCTCTCCCTCCTTTTGATCCTTTTTCCCTTACCTTCCTttctcttttactttttttactCTTTATTCAACCTTCATCCTTATCCTTGAATTCCTTTCCAATCTTTTACAAATTTCTCACTTCTTCGTGGACTTTTTCTCATCCTTTATCTCCTGTCTTTTTTCCTTCCTCTCCTGActctttccctttctcttctgtCTTATCTCCTTCCTCTCCCGCCTTTTCTCCTCCCTCCCTCCATTTCGTTCACCAACTTTCCTGCAGGCCTTTGTGTGTCTTCTGCTGATTGGCGCTGCCAGCGTTACAGCCAAGCCTAAGCCTGGTGGCTGGTCTTCgggcggcggtggcggaggcggtggtcatggcggtggcggtggctgGTCGTcaggcggtggcggtggccatggcggcggcggcggcggaggcggaggcgatGTCCAGGTCATCAAAGTGATCACAGagagcggcggcggcggcggtggccaTGGCGGTGGTGGAGGAGGCGGTGGCTGGTCATCGggaggcggaggaggcggTGGCTGGTCCTcaggcggtggcggcggcggttgGTCCTCCGGTGGTGGGGGGAGGCGGTGGAcatggcggcggtggcggtggcgacATCAAGCTGATCAAGATCATTAGTCTGGGCAGcgctggcggcggcggcggcggacatggtggaggcggaggaggcggTGGTTGGTCCTcaggaggcggcggcggcggctggTCTTCAGGCGGTGGTGGAGGCGGTGGCTGGTCCTCAggaggcggcggtggcggtcacggaggcggtggcggcggcggcggcaccAAAGTCATCAAGATCATCAAGCTGAGCggcggtggaggaggaggcggaggcggtggTCATGGCGGTGGTGGCGGCTGGTCATcgggtggcggtggcggcggcggtggctgGCAGCCAGCTGGTGGCTGGGCCTAAGAGTCGTGCATACCCCGTCAACACCCTGTAAATACtgtaaataattgcaaatcacaaagacaacgaaaaaaaaaaagatcaactacttttttttttgtattcttctAACTTCCTGTGTGAAATGTGCAAATGACATAATATTAATTGTATAATCGTATATTTggcattgtttaaaatatgaaaaacaaaaaactattcacacacacaatcgtTTGTGGGCAATAACTtggccaacaaacaaaactatttcattGACAATAAATCTTATTGATATCTTATTGAATTCGTCGTATTGAAATCTTTTCTTCACTCGAGGCGTCAACTCTTTCATCTCGATTGAGTTGTTGCGCCTCCATTCATCTTT
It encodes the following:
- the LOC132797418 gene encoding LOW QUALITY PROTEIN: uncharacterized protein LOC132797418 (The sequence of the model RefSeq protein was modified relative to this genomic sequence to represent the inferred CDS: deleted 1 base in 1 codon); protein product: MKAFVCLLLIGAASVTAKPKPGGWSSGGGGGGGGHGGGGGWSSGGGGGHGGGGGGGGGDVQVIKVITESGGGGGGHGGGGGGGGWSSGGGGGGGWSSGGGGGGWSSGGGGGGGHGGGGGGDIKLIKIISLGSAGGGGGGHGGGGGGGGWSSGGGGGGWSSGGGGGGGGGGGGGTKVIKIIKLSGGGGGGGGGGHGGGGGWSSGGGGGGGGWQPAGGWA